Genomic window (Rhododendron vialii isolate Sample 1 chromosome 4a, ASM3025357v1):
TTCCCTATCCTCGCCGTTGCGATCATCGGCATTTTCGCCACCGCAATCTTGCTCGTCAGCTACTACGTTTTCGTAATCAAATGCTGCCTTAACTGGCACAGAATTGATCTCTTAAGCcggttctctctctcgagaAACCGACGCCGTGGCGACCAGCTCACCGTGGGGCTGTTCTCTCCGAGAGTGCAGCGAAGGGGGCTGGAGGAATCCGTGATCCAGTCCATCCCGGTGGTTCAGTTCAAGAGAGAGAACGGGgagttttttagagagagaagcttcgGCGAATGCGCGGTTTGCTTGAACGAGTTTCAAGAAACGGAGAAGCTGAGGAAAATACCAAACTGCTGTCACGTGTTCCATGTCGACTGCATTGATGTTTGGTTACAGGGGAATGTCAACTGCCCTCTTTGCAGAACAAGTGTTTCCATTTCTATCCCATCCCAGTTTCCACTAACCCCGAATAGTCCGAACAAGGATAATTTCGCCGGCCGGGACGAAGAATACGTGGTGATTGAGTTGGGTGATCAGGGTTCTGGTCGCCAGACGTTGCTTGGAGCGCAAGAAAGGTCAGTGGCTTCGGGATTAGCCGAGGTGCACGTAAACAGGTCCGGACAGTCAGAGAGGTCCAACGAAAGGTTGAATTCAAGGGAACAACCCGACACGTCGACTAGTCCTTTCCGGAGGAAATTCGGACCGAAGATCGCGCACAAGAAATCGAAGAAATTTAGCCATGTTTCGAGCATGGGGGATGAGTGCATTGACACCAGGAG
Coding sequences:
- the LOC131324098 gene encoding RING-H2 finger protein ATL16-like, whose amino-acid sequence is MDLVNKKYLIHLSESLSPPNSPPDWEPLHSSNSSFPILAVAIIGIFATAILLVSYYVFVIKCCLNWHRIDLLSRFSLSRNRRRGDQLTVGLFSPRVQRRGLEESVIQSIPVVQFKRENGEFFRERSFGECAVCLNEFQETEKLRKIPNCCHVFHVDCIDVWLQGNVNCPLCRTSVSISIPSQFPLTPNSPNKDNFAGRDEEYVVIELGDQGSGRQTLLGAQERSVASGLAEVHVNRSGQSERSNERLNSREQPDTSTSPFRRKFGPKIAHKKSKKFSHVSSMGDECIDTRREKDERFEIQPIRRSFSMDSANDRQLYLAVQEIIQQKKNGNGEETGLGDGGSGSNRIRRSMFSFGNVRGSRSAILPVDLEP